A region of Paramormyrops kingsleyae isolate MSU_618 chromosome 17, PKINGS_0.4, whole genome shotgun sequence DNA encodes the following proteins:
- the LOC140578914 gene encoding endonuclease domain-containing 1 protein-like has product MQLTCLVSFILLLPALVLPEVIPPQIAAHTPFVKCTDFFAKPGGNVTFPTIFNQNQYKQICQKYNNMYEFATLYNTDARIPVYSAYLYQGNVVCDRKNTWNIEPQLDDPNGSPNIGPKRGVNGAGEHQALNEDYINQKYDKGHLYPVFHTFQQCTADATFTLTNAAPQDPSLNSGKWRTQVEKATKTFLDAHCFSGFAYVVTGVVPGTGKLNNRVIIPSFFWSAYCCLDKTSMMPTYSGGFITPNNNQRDIPNITVAQLDQTLSDQNHYNTPFSVFRNRC; this is encoded by the exons ATGCAGCTCACTTGCCTAGTCAGCTTCATTCTGCTCCTTCCTGCCCTGGTCCTGCCTGAAGTCATCCCACCTCAGATTGCTGCCCACACACCCTTTGTCAAGTGTACTGATTTCTTTGCTAAACCAGGAGGAAATGTCACTTTCCCAACAATCTTCAATCAAAATCAATATAAGCAGATTTGTCAGAAATACAACAATATGTATGAATTTGCAACCTTGTACAACACAGATGCCAGAATTCCTGTGTACTCTGCTTATCTGTACCAAGGAAACGTAGTATGCGATCGTAAAAATACCTGGAACATAGAACCTCAG CTTGATGACCCTAATGGTTCTCCAAACATAGGCCCTAAGAGAGGTGTGAATGGAGCGGGGGAACACCAAGCCCTGAACGAAGATTATATAAACCAAAAGTATGACAAAGGCCACCTGTACCCCGTCTTCCACACTTTTCAGCAGTGTACAGCAGATGCCACGTTCACTCTGACCAATGCGGCCCCCCAAGATCCATCTCTGAATAGTGGCAAGTGGCGTACGCAAGTTGAGAAAGCAACAAAAACATTCTTAGATGCCCACTGCTTTTCTGGATTTGCTTATGTTGTTACAGGGGTCGTGCCAGGAACAGGAAAGTTAAATAATAGGGTGATTATACCATCTTTTTTCTGGAGTGCCTACTGTTGTCTAGATAAAACATCAATGATGCCAACTTACTCTGGGGGTTTCATCACGCCTAACAATAATCAACGTGACATTCCAAACATTACTGTGGCACAACTGGACCAAACACTGAGTGACCAGAACCATTATAACACTCCTTTTTCTGTGTTTCGAAACCGCTGCTGA